The Bacillus sp. B-jedd sequence GCATCAAGGAAAAGGAACTTCCATGTGCCGTTCAGGCATTGATAGAAATGGCTTTTGCCAGCGTCCCCAGTCTCTGCCGCAACACGCGAAGGGAAACTGGTAAAATGCGCCCTCGGTTCCATCCGATTTATTCCGTCTGTATGAATGTCTTCCCATCTTTTAAGCTTTTTCATAACTACACCTCTTATTCTTTTACAGAACCACCTAAAATTCCTGAAATAAATTGTTTTTGCAGTAATAAGAAGAAAATCATAATTGGAATCGTTGATAACGTCGTTCCAAGCATGACTTCCCCATAATCAATTCTCGCCATTCCAATTAAGCTCGATAACGCGACTGGAAGGGTGAACATATCCTTCGAATTCAGCGTGATGAGCGGCCAGAGTAAGCTGTTCCATTGCGACATGAATTGGAAGATGGCGACAGCGGCGAGTGCCGGCCTCGTTACCGGCAAGATAACCGTGAAGAAAATCCTTAGTTCTCCCGCCCCGTCAACCCGGGATGCTTCAATAATCGAATCCGGAACAGCCTGCATATTTTGCCTCATTAAATATATGGAGAATGGAGCGGCCAAACTAGGCAGGATAATCGCTTGATACGTATTTAACCAATCGAAAGTAACCATCATCTCAAACATTGGAATCAGCGTTACTTGGAAAGGAATCATGAGCGAACATAGAATCACGAAAAAGAAAGCATTTTTCCCTTTAAAGCGGTATTTTGCAAAAGCATAGCCTGCCATCGCGCTGATCAGTGTGCTTAGAACCGTATAGACAGTCGCGATGAACAAGGAATTCCAAAAGACTTTCGCAATCCCGATCGACTCACTCAGCGACTTGAAGTTTTCGGCTAAGTGCTCGCCAGGCAGCAGCTTTGGCGGGACACGGAAGATATCGCCCGATTGATGGGTCGAGCCGACAATCATCCAATAAAATGGAGCGATCGATAGAATGACACCGATTAAAAGTAAAGCATACATCCAGATTTTCGTTGAAAGCTTCTTAGAAGTTATCATTAATCTTCACCTACCAATTTCATCTGGATCCATGAAATGACTGCCGTGATCATGACTAGCGCATAAGCAATCGCGGACGCATAGCCAAAGTCGAAAAACTTAAAGCCTGTTTCGTATAAATAAAGCGTAATCGTCATCGTCGCGCTGTTCGGGCCGCCCTGTGTCAAAATAAACGGCTCGTCAAACAACTGAAGTGTCCCAATCGTCGACATGACCACGGTAAAAATGAATACCGGCTTCAACTGGGGCAGCGTGATCATGAAAAATTGTTTCACCTTTCCCGCGCCGTCGATACTTGCCGCTTCATATAAATCAGCCGGGATATTCTGCAGCCCCGCTAAGAAGATGACCATATTGTATCCGGTCCATCTCCACGTCATTACGAGAATGACAGAAACCTTTGCCCAAAACGGAGTCGTCAACCATGGAATTTTGTCCATGCCAACGAGCGATAGAAGATAGTTTACTAGTCCGAAATGCTCGTCCAAGAGAATCATAAAGACAATCGAGGCAGCGACAAGCGCCGTAATCGCCGGCATGAAATAAGCAATCCTGAAAAGTGACTTCGCCTTAATCAGGGCCGAATTGAGTCCGACAGCGATAAGGATCGCCAAAAAGATCATAAGGGGCACTTGGACAATCAAGATCTGAAAGGTGTTCATCAATGATTTATAAAAAATCGGGTCATGGAACAACCTTGTGTAGTTGGCAAAACCAACAAATGTTTTTTCTACGCCCTGCACTTTTTGAAAGCTTAGGATGAACGAAGAAATGACGGGATAAACAGTAAAAATCAAGATTAGGATAAATGCCGGAGCCACAAACAAATATGGCGCATTTTTAGGGGTTAATAGGTTCTTTCTCGTTTTAGGTTGATATTTAGGGGCAGAACTTACTACCGGTTCCGTACTTTTCACTTATTGCGCCTCCTGACTTCCGAATAACCTTCATATGATGGAAATGAGAGAAGGAGCGTTGCCCTCTCTCATTTCGGCCAGCCATTTATTTATTTCATTTGGTTTTCAAGTTGTTTCTGTGCATTCTTCAAGGCAGATTCCACTGATTTGTTTTCCAGAAGAATCGCTGCTTGTGAATCAGAAACCAAACTGCTTGCTTTTGCATAGTCCTTGGTCAAATGAATTTTAGGAACTTCGTCCACAATCTCAGCAAAACGCTTGAAGATTGGCCCATTGTTAAAGTATTCATTATTAGCCGTAAATTGCTCTTCATTATAGGTTTCCTTCAATGATGGGAAGAGACCGTAATTATTGAACCCGATCATTTGTGGTTCCTTATTTGTTGTAAAGTACTCAAGGAATGCATAAGCCGCAGATTCATTCTTAGTGGAAGCTGGAATCAATAAGGACGATCCCCCTACGTTTGCATAGCGGCTTCCGCCTTCTTTAAAGGCCGGCAAGAAAAACACATCCCATTTGCCTTTCAAATCAGGAGCCTGGTCCATAATCGTGCCTGTATACCAAACACCATAAGGAATCGTCGCTACTTCACCATTGACGGTTGCTGTTACAATTCCGTCCCAGCCCTTGTTGTTCAAAATCAAATCTTCGTCATGAAGCTGTTTAATCACCTTCATCGCGCGAACCGCTTCAGGAGACTGGAGCGTAATCTTTTCATCTTCATTGAAATAAGACAGTCCTTGCTGCTGCATCATCATTTGGAAAACGCCATCATAGTTGGGAATATCAATCGGAAGCATCTTTTTGCCGGTTGCTTCTTTAATTTTCTTACCAGCGGCGATATAGTCGTCCCAAGTCTTAATCGATTCAGGATCTACGCCGGCCTTTTCAAAATAATCAACCCGGTAAAAGACTCCTGCAGGGCCGATATCCCATGGCGCAGCGATGAAGTTTCCATCTTTATCCTGCACGGAGGCAACCTTTGCAGGGTTGAATGAATCCTTATGTTTGTCATATCCAAGCTTGCTCAAATTCAGGAATCCCTCTGGAAATTGGTTGATATATCCAGGAATCCGTTCGTCCTCCATGAGCACTACATCAGGAAGGCCGCTTCCTCTCGCAGCTAAACCAACCGTCAGCTTTTCGTAAAGGTCACCGCTGTTGAAGTCTTCAACCTGTACTTTTACATCAGGATATTTTTTCTGGAAGTCTTCGACCGCTTCCTTCATTGTTGCTGCTGCGATATCCCATCCCCAAACCGTAATGGTGCCTGCAGGGTTTTTCGCATCACCTGTTTTTTCCCCAGCGTCTGAGGATTTGTTCGAGCAAGCTGACAGTACTAAGAGCATTATAGCTAGTAACAGTGAAAGATACTTTTTCATAATTGGTCCCCCAATTTTTTGTATTGTTTTTTTACTGCTGGATTGCGAGATTACTATATAAGTTGTTTGCTTGATTTCCGCTCCCGGCACTTCGCTTTCCATGGGGCGCCAGTGGAGCCTCCTCGGCGCTTAAGCGCCTCCGGGGTCTCCACTTGCCGCTACATCCCATAGGACAAACAGCTTCCTCGATTAGCTTTGCACGAAGGAAACGCGATAGCGTTTTCGAGGAGTCTACGTGCCTTCCGCTCCAATCATCTATGCATAAATCTTTAATACAACCTATATAGTTAAAGTCTTAACTTTGAGTATGTTTGGTTTAATATTCTGTCAATTATTTGAAACCCCTTACATTATTACTTATACTCCCAACCCCTTTTCAGTAAAAGACAACGGTTTTTACTTTTTCATTTTAACTCTGTCTGAGGTAACATTCAATATTTTCTATGAAATTTACACATAAAATTTTAGTAAAATTCAATTAAATTAAGTAAAACAGGGTGATTTTTGAAAATAACAGTAAAAAATACCCTTTTTTGTTATGTTTTTGGTTCATCCAGATGATTTTATTAAGATGTGTTTTAGTAAAAACATTCGGCCTTTATCAGTTCGTTGTCGCTTTTAATATCCAAGGGGAATAAAAAAAAGACCCTTTATTGGGTCTTGGATAAGTTTTTTACTGGGGCTGCGCTTTCTCGTTCTATTAGTTTTGTGTGGATGGTAACTTTTTTTGAGATTTCACGTTTTGATGCGATTCTTTCAAGTAAAAGCTCGACGGCTGTTTCTCCCATTAATTCCGTATACAGTTTGATCGTTGTGAGCGGCGGTACCATATATTGAGCCGATGATACATCATTAAACCCAACGATGCTAAGGTCATCCGGAATTCTGACGCCCAACTCATAAGCTGCCTTATAGCAACCGACCGCGATTGAATCGTTTGCGACAAACACAGCGGTCGGCCGCTGGTCACCACTTAGCAATTCCTTCATGATCAAGTATCCGTCCTTTGGATTATAGCCGCCAATTTTGACAAACTCTTCTTTATAAATCCCTTTTTCAGTCAAGAAAGTCTCAAACACATCCTGACGCAAATCCTTGAAACGGTTGCCATACATATCGGTTTCAACTCCGCCGATAAAGCCGATATTCTTGTGGCCCAATTCCAATAAGTATTGAAGCGCAGATTGTGTTGCAGAGTGAAAATCAATGATGACCGAGTCAAAATGATCGAGGTCGGGATTCGCATCGACAAAAACGGCTGTCTTTTCAAAACTCTTGATTAACTCAATGTCCGCCTGCTTGAATGTCCCAAGGCAAATGATGCCATCAAGTTTCGGGAGGGTTTTCTTTGTCTCGGCTCTGCTGATTTTATAGTATTCCATCCCCATGCTTTTAAGCTTCTTTTCCAGCGCTACACGGATGGACAAATAGTATGTGTCAACCAATTCTTCCTCAAGCGAATAGGAATAATAAAGGCCGATAAGCCCCTTCCTTTTCGGTTTCTTCTTCTTCGAATTTACGACGTAATTTAATTCCTCCGCAACTTCAAAGATCCGCTTTTTCGTCTCCGGCGTCACATTCAATGTCTCATCATAATTCAGCACCCTGGATACTGTTGCCATCGAAACCTGTGCCAAATCGGCAATGTCTTTTATCGTCGCCATTATCCATACCTACTTAATTTGTATTTAACTACTTCCATCATAACAAATACCTTTACGAGAAGCTTCCAAAACCTTACATAGCTTCCTCGATGGGTTCCTCGACAGGTCTCTTTTTGAAAAATTTGAGCTTCGTTTCCGAAATCACAATGGCAAATAGTATGAGAATCGCCCCGATAATCATTTTCAACGTAATGACCTCACTAAGCAGGATGATGGAGAAGACCATCCCCCAAAAAGCCTCCGTTGACAAAATGATCGCCGCACTTGTTTCCGTCGTGTATTTTTGCGCGAATGTCTGCAATAAAAATGCAAGCGACGTGGAGAAAACCCCCAAGTATAAAACATTGGAAACCCCTTCTGGATTCATTGAAAGGGACGTTTCCCCCTTGAAGAAAACAATTACAAATCCCAAAACGGCTGCCGTTCCCATTTGGACAAGGGTTAAAAGAATTGGATCTTCATCCTTAACAAACTGCGTGGTGTAGAAAATATGGAACGCAAACCCAACCGCGCATATTAACGTAAGCAGGTCCCCAATATTTACTTCAGCAGTAAGCTTCAGTGAAATCGCCCCAACCCCCGAAATCGCGAGAATTGCTCCAAAAAGTTCAAACCGGTCCATTTTCCGCTTATAAATAAAATACGCAATGAATGGGACAATCACCACATTCACCGCAGTGAGAAAGGCATTTTTCGAAGGAGTTGTATACTGCAGCCCAACCGTTTGAAACGCAAATGCCAAATACAAAAAGATCCCGAGCACTGATCCTTTAAGAATAGTACTCTTTTTAATCTTCTTTAGTTTCCCGAAAAACACAACGCCTAACAAAAGGGCGCCAATAAAAAACCGGATCGCTAAAATCTGGTATGGTGTATAATGCTCAAGCGCAGCCGCGCTTGCGACAAAACCGCTTCCCCAAATAATCGCTACAATCGTAAGACTCAATTCTCCAATATGTTTCTTCATCTAATCATCCTCTAAACTTTTCTCCACTCGAACCTTGGCCAATTAACAACATTACAAAACCAAAAACCGTATAAACCTAATTCTCTATCCATCATTTTATCGCATAAGCCATAGCAGAAGAAATGTCTTTTTTAAACTAACAACTAAATTATATTCTGATTTTTAGTAAATGTAAACAGATTTTCCGCTTATTTTACTAAAACAAAAACCTTGATTCCCTCTATGTGCATCATTGAAATCCCTATAGTAAAGTAATAGGAAAGACCAAAAGGAGGCCAACCATGTTAAAGAAATTCACACTGGAAACAAAATCGAGGGACGAAATGGTCGAAATCACCGAGCTCATCCAGAACTATGTATCCGGACAAGGGCTGCAGGATGGCGCGGTCATCGTTTATTGCCCGCACACGACAGCCGGCTTCACCATCAATGAAAACGCCGACCCCGACGTCAAGCGTGACATGATCCGCCGCTTTGATGAAGTCTACCCGTGGTACCATAACTTGGACAGGCATATGGAAGGGAACACAGCCGCCCACATGAAAGCAAGCACCGTCGGCCCCTCCCAGCACGTCATCATCAACGATGGCCGGCTTTTGCTCGGAACATGGCAGGGGATCTACTTCTGTGAATTCGACGGTCCCCGGACCCGACACTTTTACGTTAAAACACTTTAACAGAACGGCTCAGTTAAAGGTGAGTGTAGATTTTAAATGAGTTGATTGGAACGGAGGGGACTGACTCCTCGAAAATGCTAGCGCATTTCCTTCGTGCAAAGCCCATTCGAAGAAGCCAGTTGTCCTGCGGGATGCAGCGGCACGTGGAGACCCCACAGGCGTCTAGGACGCCGAGGAGGCTCCATAAAGAACGGAGGGGACTGACTCCTCGAAAATGCTAGCGCATTTCCTTCGTGCAAAGCCCATTCGAAGAAGCCAGTTGTCCTGCGGGATGCAGCGGCACGTGGAGACCCCACAGGCGTCTAGGACGCCGAGGAGGCTCCATAAAGAATGCTCCTGCGCCATAGATTATTCGGGGAAGAGAAACTTCAGCTCGTCGCAAAGCAGCACGAAGCCAATTCATGGATGTTTCTCATGATGTTGGTGCAGGTAGATGCTTCGCCCCGCGGAAAGCATGTCCCCGGAGTGGAAATCAACAATCAAGGATTACAGAGCCAACAGAAAAGGGACAGGTTCAAAAACCCAAGGAAGCA is a genomic window containing:
- a CDS encoding carbohydrate ABC transporter permease — its product is MITSKKLSTKIWMYALLLIGVILSIAPFYWMIVGSTHQSGDIFRVPPKLLPGEHLAENFKSLSESIGIAKVFWNSLFIATVYTVLSTLISAMAGYAFAKYRFKGKNAFFFVILCSLMIPFQVTLIPMFEMMVTFDWLNTYQAIILPSLAAPFSIYLMRQNMQAVPDSIIEASRVDGAGELRIFFTVILPVTRPALAAVAIFQFMSQWNSLLWPLITLNSKDMFTLPVALSSLIGMARIDYGEVMLGTTLSTIPIMIFFLLLQKQFISGILGGSVKE
- a CDS encoding carbohydrate ABC transporter permease; this encodes MKSTEPVVSSAPKYQPKTRKNLLTPKNAPYLFVAPAFILILIFTVYPVISSFILSFQKVQGVEKTFVGFANYTRLFHDPIFYKSLMNTFQILIVQVPLMIFLAILIAVGLNSALIKAKSLFRIAYFMPAITALVAASIVFMILLDEHFGLVNYLLSLVGMDKIPWLTTPFWAKVSVILVMTWRWTGYNMVIFLAGLQNIPADLYEAASIDGAGKVKQFFMITLPQLKPVFIFTVVMSTIGTLQLFDEPFILTQGGPNSATMTITLYLYETGFKFFDFGYASAIAYALVMITAVISWIQMKLVGED
- a CDS encoding ABC transporter substrate-binding protein, which translates into the protein MKKYLSLLLAIMLLVLSACSNKSSDAGEKTGDAKNPAGTITVWGWDIAAATMKEAVEDFQKKYPDVKVQVEDFNSGDLYEKLTVGLAARGSGLPDVVLMEDERIPGYINQFPEGFLNLSKLGYDKHKDSFNPAKVASVQDKDGNFIAAPWDIGPAGVFYRVDYFEKAGVDPESIKTWDDYIAAGKKIKEATGKKMLPIDIPNYDGVFQMMMQQQGLSYFNEDEKITLQSPEAVRAMKVIKQLHDEDLILNNKGWDGIVTATVNGEVATIPYGVWYTGTIMDQAPDLKGKWDVFFLPAFKEGGSRYANVGGSSLLIPASTKNESAAYAFLEYFTTNKEPQMIGFNNYGLFPSLKETYNEEQFTANNEYFNNGPIFKRFAEIVDEVPKIHLTKDYAKASSLVSDSQAAILLENKSVESALKNAQKQLENQMK
- a CDS encoding LacI family DNA-binding transcriptional regulator; protein product: MATIKDIADLAQVSMATVSRVLNYDETLNVTPETKKRIFEVAEELNYVVNSKKKKPKRKGLIGLYYSYSLEEELVDTYYLSIRVALEKKLKSMGMEYYKISRAETKKTLPKLDGIICLGTFKQADIELIKSFEKTAVFVDANPDLDHFDSVIIDFHSATQSALQYLLELGHKNIGFIGGVETDMYGNRFKDLRQDVFETFLTEKGIYKEEFVKIGGYNPKDGYLIMKELLSGDQRPTAVFVANDSIAVGCYKAAYELGVRIPDDLSIVGFNDVSSAQYMVPPLTTIKLYTELMGETAVELLLERIASKREISKKVTIHTKLIERESAAPVKNLSKTQ
- a CDS encoding DMT family transporter — protein: MKKHIGELSLTIVAIIWGSGFVASAAALEHYTPYQILAIRFFIGALLLGVVFFGKLKKIKKSTILKGSVLGIFLYLAFAFQTVGLQYTTPSKNAFLTAVNVVIVPFIAYFIYKRKMDRFELFGAILAISGVGAISLKLTAEVNIGDLLTLICAVGFAFHIFYTTQFVKDEDPILLTLVQMGTAAVLGFVIVFFKGETSLSMNPEGVSNVLYLGVFSTSLAFLLQTFAQKYTTETSAAIILSTEAFWGMVFSIILLSEVITLKMIIGAILILFAIVISETKLKFFKKRPVEEPIEEAM
- a CDS encoding secondary thiamine-phosphate synthase enzyme YjbQ codes for the protein MLKKFTLETKSRDEMVEITELIQNYVSGQGLQDGAVIVYCPHTTAGFTINENADPDVKRDMIRRFDEVYPWYHNLDRHMEGNTAAHMKASTVGPSQHVIINDGRLLLGTWQGIYFCEFDGPRTRHFYVKTL